Proteins encoded by one window of Pseudonocardia alni:
- a CDS encoding primary-amine oxidase: MTAVQEPRTTASHPLAPTTEAEVTVVREVLAAAGLLTEHVRFAFFAPEEPPKSEVLAHPDGADAERSFRAVLLDLGTGRSHDTVVSVTRRELVSCRELEPEREGQPPIIDSEFEFIEDVLNASPDWLAALEKRGLEPASVRAVPLSAGVYDIPGEKGRRLARAFGFRQDHEADHAWAHPVDGLVAYVDLTARTVDRVIDTGVVPVPATSGNFDDPAVQGEHMTSLKPIEITQPEGRSFTVTDGRVRWGKWDLRVGFNEREGLTLHQIAFDERPICYRASVAEMVVPYADPAPVRFWQNYFDCGEYMFARYADSLQLGCDCLGDIHYLDAVVADDLGNPRTISNAICMHEEDHGVLWKHTDIFTGAREVRRQRRLVISFFTPIGNYDYGFYWYLYLDGTIELECKATGIVFTSGRPGEYATEVAPGLGAPFHQHLFSARLDMTVDGTANAVEEVEAVRVPMGEGNAHGNAFARSATRLTRESQAQRDADPGSGRVWHVVNTERTNALGRPVGYVLHPHGQPTLLADPASSIHARATFASKALWVTRYDPAQRYPAGDFVNQNPGGDGLPSWVAADRDLDGQDVVLWHTFGLTHFPRPEDWPVMPVDYTGFVLKPAGFFDRNPTLDVPPAPTSCH; this comes from the coding sequence ATGACCGCCGTCCAGGAGCCGCGCACCACCGCGAGCCACCCGCTGGCCCCGACCACGGAGGCCGAGGTCACCGTCGTCCGCGAGGTCCTCGCCGCGGCCGGGCTGCTCACCGAGCACGTCCGCTTCGCGTTCTTCGCCCCCGAGGAGCCGCCCAAGTCCGAGGTCCTCGCCCACCCCGACGGCGCCGACGCCGAGCGCAGCTTCCGCGCGGTGCTGCTGGACCTGGGCACCGGCCGCTCCCACGACACGGTCGTCTCGGTCACCCGTCGCGAGCTGGTCTCCTGCCGCGAGCTGGAGCCCGAGCGGGAGGGGCAGCCGCCGATCATCGACTCGGAGTTCGAGTTCATCGAGGACGTCCTGAACGCCTCGCCGGACTGGCTCGCCGCGCTGGAGAAGCGCGGGCTGGAGCCCGCCTCGGTGCGCGCCGTGCCGCTGTCGGCCGGCGTCTACGACATCCCCGGGGAGAAGGGCCGCCGCCTCGCCCGCGCCTTCGGGTTCCGCCAGGACCACGAGGCCGACCACGCCTGGGCACATCCGGTGGACGGGCTCGTCGCCTACGTCGACCTCACCGCCCGCACGGTCGACCGGGTGATCGACACCGGTGTCGTGCCGGTGCCCGCGACCAGCGGGAACTTCGACGACCCGGCCGTGCAGGGCGAGCACATGACCTCGCTCAAGCCGATCGAGATCACCCAGCCCGAGGGGCGCTCGTTCACCGTCACCGACGGCCGGGTCCGCTGGGGCAAGTGGGACCTGCGCGTCGGGTTCAACGAGCGCGAGGGCCTGACCCTGCACCAGATCGCCTTCGACGAGCGCCCGATCTGCTATCGCGCCTCGGTCGCGGAGATGGTCGTGCCCTACGCCGACCCGGCGCCGGTGCGGTTCTGGCAGAACTACTTCGACTGCGGCGAGTACATGTTCGCCCGCTACGCCGACTCCCTGCAGCTGGGCTGCGACTGCCTCGGCGACATCCACTACCTCGACGCGGTGGTCGCCGACGACCTGGGCAACCCGCGCACGATCAGCAACGCCATCTGCATGCACGAGGAGGACCACGGCGTCCTCTGGAAGCACACCGACATCTTCACCGGCGCCCGTGAGGTGCGCCGCCAGCGTCGCCTGGTGATCTCGTTCTTCACCCCGATCGGCAACTACGACTACGGCTTCTACTGGTACCTCTACCTCGACGGCACCATCGAGCTGGAGTGCAAGGCGACCGGCATCGTGTTCACCTCCGGTAGGCCCGGCGAGTACGCCACCGAGGTCGCGCCCGGCCTGGGTGCTCCGTTCCACCAGCACCTGTTCTCCGCGCGGCTGGACATGACCGTCGACGGCACGGCCAACGCCGTCGAGGAGGTCGAGGCGGTCCGCGTGCCGATGGGCGAGGGCAACGCCCACGGCAACGCGTTCGCCCGCTCGGCGACCCGGCTGACCCGCGAGTCGCAGGCCCAGCGGGACGCCGACCCGGGGTCCGGGCGGGTCTGGCACGTGGTGAACACCGAGAGGACCAACGCCCTGGGTCGGCCGGTCGGCTACGTCCTGCATCCGCACGGGCAGCCCACCCTGCTGGCGGACCCGGCGTCGTCGATCCACGCGCGGGCGACGTTCGCCTCGAAGGCGCTGTGGGTGACCCGCTACGACCCGGCGCAGCGCTACCCGGCCGGTGACTTCGTCAACCAGAACCCGGGTGGGGACGGACTGCCCTCCTGGGTGGCCGCGGACCGTGACCTCGACGGCCAGGACGTCGTGCTGTGGCACACCTTCGGGCTGACCCACTTCCCGCGGCCGGAGGACTGGCCGGTCATGCCGGTCGACTACACCGGCTTCGTCCTGAAGCCCGCCGGGTTCTTCGACCGCAACCCCACCCTCGACGTCCCGCCGGCGCCCACGAGCTGCCACTGA